AAAGCTGATTGCTCATTTATTTCTACAGGCAGCCACTGGGTTGATTTGGCAAAAGACAATTCATTTTGGTCTTTAAACTTGGAAAGCCAGTACCATACCTGCCGGGGTGTTACATGATCTTGAACAGCGCACCATTCTTTAACACTCTTGCCACTGGCTTTAAATTCACTAAGCCGGGTCTCCCATAACTTTTGCAGCTCGGTTTTGTTCATATAAAAAATCTCCCTCCATCTATAATCTTGAGGAAGATTATCTTATAAAGCTGAAGATTTTACCAGGTGGGGAAAGTTTTACGCTCACACAAGATGTTAGCTACCGTTTGGAGCGGTGAAGTCAAATACACAAAACGTTTCCAGCTGGGGAGTCTGTGGCAGGGCTAACGAATCCGTCATATAAACAAAAATAAAAACATGGATTATATGACGACAATTGTGTATAATGTAACCAAGGGGGTGTGTTTATGAGCGATACGCTCGAAAGCAAGATTAACATTGGAAGCAAGCTTAAGTCCATACGGGAGCGAAGCGGCTTCACTCAAAGCAACATTGCCAAGTATTTAAGAGTAGACCAAAGCTTTGTATCAAAACTTGAAACCGGGGAACGAGTGCTGACAACAGATATGCTTGAAAAATTGGCGGCATTGTTTGGGGTTAGCCTTGCGGTTTTTTTGAATGATACTGTCGGCGAGGATAAACCTTTGGCCCTTACGCTTAGGGCAAATGAAATCAGCGAAGAAGACATGGACGTAATTGGCGCCATAAACAGGATTGCTTTGAATTGTGATTTTATGACACAGTTGCTTGGGGGTGCGCGCGATAATTAGCAAGACGGATTTTAAGGTGGATTTATGGAAAAAAGCGCTGACCCTGAGAAAAAAATTGGGTAAAGATGCCGCGTCTCCGGTTGATATTTTTTCAATGGCCCACTCTGTTGAGCGATTAACGATTGTCTTGTATCCAATGGGCAGCAATCTCAGTGGCATGTGTGTAAAAAGCAGAACCTGTGCCGTTATTGCCGTCAACTCCTCCATGTCGGTCGGAAGGCAGCGCTTTTCTTTGGCCCATGAACTTTACC
This genomic interval from Syntrophomonadaceae bacterium contains the following:
- a CDS encoding helix-turn-helix transcriptional regulator — encoded protein: MSDTLESKINIGSKLKSIRERSGFTQSNIAKYLRVDQSFVSKLETGERVLTTDMLEKLAALFGVSLAVFLNDTVGEDKPLALTLRANEISEEDMDVIGAINRIALNCDFMTQLLGGARDN
- a CDS encoding helix-turn-helix domain-containing protein, giving the protein MNKTELQKLWETRLSEFKASGKSVKEWCAVQDHVTPRQVWYWLSKFKDQNELSFAKSTQWLPVEINEQSA